AGGTGTCGTGCAGGAGCGTGTAGTGAAATGTCGAACTGAGCACGAGACGTTTGCCGAAGGAGGGAACCCACCAATCGGCGCCGAGCGTAAAGGAATCCGAGCGTTCCTCCTCGAGGTCGGGAGAGTTGCGCAGAAAAATGGCGCCGCCGGAGCTCACGCCGATATGCAGATCCTCGTTATAGGCGCCGGGGGCGTTGAAGCCCGCCGAATAGGAGGCGCGCAGGGTAAGAGCATCAATCGGCTCGTAACGCAACGCGATGCGCGGCGAGAAGATGGTGCCGTCCACGTTGTCATGCCGGTCCACCCGCACGCCTGGGACGAGTTCGAGCCCGGGCAGGAGGGTCCAGATGTCTTGGACGAAGAGTCCGTAGGTGCCGAAATCGTCGCTGGTGTCAGCGAGGGCAGGGTCGTTGGGGCGGCTTTCCTCCAGTTTCTCGTAGCGGTATTGCGCACCGTAAACGAGTTCGTGCGCACCGAGTTTTTGGGTGATTTGTCCGTCGAGAAAAAGGACTTGATTCCGCGTGTCGCTCCAGATGCGGCTGGCGACGGCGTTGATCGCGGCCTGATTGGCGGGATCAGCGGCGAAATCGGCCAGCGCAGCCTCCTCGGCGGGCGTGGGATTGTCGGGATCGGCGAATCCGCCGGCCTCGTCGAAAGCGGTGAACTCGGCGTCGGCTCGTGCGCCATAAAAGGCGTCGCGCTGCAGGTGCAGATAGGAGCCGCGCACGGAGTAGAATAGGCTGGGCGTGAGCTGCTGTTCCCATTGCAGGTTCAGCATGTGGATTTTGTGTGCCAGCGATTCGGCCACACGGGACTGCTCCTCGGGCAGATCAAGCTGGTCGCCGCCGCGGTGCGACTGGTCGATGTATTGGTAGGTGGCCTTGAGCAGTTTGTTCTCGTCGGGACGATAGAAGAACTGGAGACCGCCGACTTTGCTTTTGAACTCGGGCAGCTCGGTGAATCCGTCGGTCGTCAGATCAAGTCCCTCCCGATCTTCCCAGAGACCATAGGCGGTGAGGGCAAATTTCCCGGACTGACTCAGGTGGCTGGCCTTGAAGGTAAACTTCCACTCGTCCGCATCGTTCTTCAAGTTGGAATAGGTCAGCAGGGCGCTGGTGTGGTTGTGCGTCGGCATCGCGGTGATGAGGTTGACGACGCCGGCGATGGCCTCCGGACCGTAAAGGACGGAGCTGCTGCCTTTGACGATTTCGATGCGGTCGATAAAGATTGTTGGAAAAAGATCGGCGCCATAAACCTTGGCGAGTCCCGAATAGAGCGGCGCACCGTCGAACAGGATCGCCGTGTAGTCGGTGCTGAGACCGAGGAGTTGGATTTCGTTGAGACCGCAGTTGGAGCAACTCGACTCAAACCGGGCGCTCGGCACCAGCCGCAGGCTGTCGGCGAGGGTCACTCCACCGTGAGCTTTAATCTCGGAAGCGAGAAAAAATTCGGTTTTGATGGGTGCATCAGAGGCCAAACGCTCCGTGCGCGTGCCGGTGGAAACGGTGATGCGTTCCATGTTGATGACCTCGTCCTCAGGATGAGGTGCGCTGTGGGCATCATAACCATTTGTTATGATTGCAGCTGCGATGACGAACTGTGCGATTTCGCGTTTCATAATATATGGATTGAGAAACTGTTTCGGAAAAATTGCTTCATGTAGAGGTGAGGACTCAGTACCAATATAATATATTCCCTATGCTCTATTCATTATAAGGATTATCAAATGGATTATATTATGCCGATTCTCCATAGTCTTAACCGGCGTGTCCCTTTTCATTTCGATAGTTTCTGATTGGATCTCTGTCCCGGCGGCTCACCGCTGCGGCAGATGCGTGTTCAGGACCTTCGCGTTGGGCGCCAGGATGGCCTGCCTGGGATGACCGCAGCCCCCGACACGCCCCCAGGGCGATCAGCGCGGACGCCGCAAACAGTGCAACCAGTGGGACCAACGTCCGCCTCGCGGCCGCCCCGGCGGGTTCGTCCTCGAATGCAAACGCCGGAGCGCCGTCGAAATCGGTGAACGTTTTTTTCGCCAGCACCAAGGGCTGGATGTAGCCGCGCAGCGTGTCGTGATACGCGTCCGCCTGCGCAACGAACAGGCGGTGGCGTTCCGGCCCGGAGCCGCCGAGGTCGTTGAAGGCCGCCTGGACGAGGAGCGCAGGCGAGAGGAAGCGCAGCGCGTCAACCAGCTTTTGCTGGCGCGCGATCCGCTCCGCGTGGCGGGCGCGCACCGGGGCGAGCAGGCGCTCCTGCTCGCGGTAGCCGGCGTCGGCCACCAGTGCGGGATCGGGCGCGCCCGCCGACCGCGCGTCCGGCGACGCGAGTTCGGGGTGATCCTCGAAGTATGCCGCGAGCAACTCGCTTTGCCGGTTGCGCGCGTCGGACTCCGCATCACGTTGCGCCCCGACAAACTCCAAGTGCGAGGGTGCCGGACCGAGTGTCTTCGCCACGACGTTGATCGTCGCGGGGACGACGAGGGTGAACAGCAGCCACGCGCCCGCCAGCGCAACCGCGTTGGCCGCAGAGGAGCCGCCGCGCGCGTTCGCCGCGAGGGCCAACGCCACCCAGAACACGCCGTAGGCGACCGTCAGGACCGCCCACAGGGCGAAACGTCCGCCTCCGCCTGCGGAGAATCCTCCGGCCCACGCGAACGCGGCGGACGCGAAGAGCAAAAATACGCCGAGAACGTATCCGCCCGCCACGGCCCCACGCGCCACCATGACGCCCGTGATCGAGGATCGCTGGAGCAGCAGCAGGGAGAGCGTGCCGCGCTCCCGCTCTCCGGACAGCAGGTTGTAGGTGAGCGCGAGCAGCAACAGCGGCAGGATATAGACCACGACGAAGGCCGCGTCGAAACGCCCGAGTAACTGGTGCTGCGGATTGTCATACCCAACCCCGGCGAGCGATTGCTCGCGCGACCGATAGGTGACTTTGAAAAGCGATGGATAAAGATCGTCCTGACCGACGGTGAGCATGCCGGCGGAGAGCGGAGGCTTCGCGGCGTAACCGGCGAGGTAGAAGCGACCGAAGCCGGCCGGGTTGCGCGGGTCGCGGAAGGCGGCGACTTCGGCCTCGCCGGCGTCGAGCCTCGCCGCGAATGCGCGGGCTTCCCGGGCGAGCGCGACCGTGTTGGCCTGTGCCTCGGCCTGCAGCGCGCGACGCGCGTGAGCGTGGCTCGCGCCGTTGGCGACGGCAAAAAGCGTGAGCGCGGCGAGCAGGGCCGCGAGCAGCCACGGAGCGAGGTCGGCCCGCAGGTGACGGAGTTCCCATTTCAAAAGACGGCTGGACATGAGGAAGTCAAAGAGGGTTGAGGGTGCGCGCGGCCCGCACGAGCAGCAGGGGCGCGAGCATCAGCCAGAGGGCGAGTGCAAGGAGGAGACGGACTGGGCGCGCAGCGCCGCAGAGGGTGACGGTGGGTGGTAGACGAAAGGGGGCATTTTCGCCCACAGGCCGGCGTCGGCCAGATAGGTCGAGCCGTCGCGCGGGCCGTTGAAAATCAGGTCACCGTTCAACTCGCGTTGAAGCAGGCGGCGGTGCTGTTCGGCGGCGCCGATGAAGTCACGGTGGTGCGCGAAATCGGTGCCCGCGAGGGATTGCGAGACCTGCCGCACGGCCTGAAAGGGCGCGATCCACGCGAGCGAGCGGACGAGGTCGTTTTGCGCTTCGATGCGGTCGAACAGCCGCCCGAACACGTCGTCGAAGACGCGGTTTCCCTCCTCGCCCGCCTGAAGGAAGAGGCCGCGCGAATTGACCGGCAAATCCTCCGGGCGAGACACACCGAAGCGGCCCATCAGCTCCGCCTCCAGTCTGCGCTGCTCGGCGAGGTGAAAATCGGGCGCGCCGAAACGCATGCGCAATTCCTCGCGCACTGCGACCGGAGAGGTCAGCGGATGAAGCCGCGCGGCCAGCTCGATGGCGGCGCGCGGCAGCAGCAGGCCGTTGAGCGTCCATAGTCCGAGCAGGATGACAAGCGAGGCACGCGAGGTTCGAGCGAGCGCCGAGACTGCCAATGAGCCGGCCAGAACACTGCGAGATAGACGAGATGCACGGCGGCGAATAGCACGAGGCGAAGCCACGTGCCGCTGGTGAGCGTGCCTTCGCGGGCGAGCCATACGGCGAGCGAGCCCACCACAACGGCGGGGACCACTGCGAGGGTGAGCGCGGCGGCTTGTCCGAACATCTTGCCCAACAGCCAGCGAGCGGGAGAAACGCCGAGGGCGAATACCTGCCGGAGCGTTCCGCGCTCGCGTTCGCCGGCCACGGTGCCGAAGCAGTTCACGATGATGAGCAGGGGGAGCAGGAGCTGCAGCACGAGGACGGCGGTGAGCTCGCCGAAGCGTTGCGCGGCGGTGGCGTCCTCGGCGGGTTTGCCGGTAAAGTCGTTCTGGTTGTGCGCCTCCAGCCAAACGACCGAGCCCACATAGGGTTCGATCCCGGGATCAAGCAGGGCAGGGGAGAGGCGGGGCTTGAAGACGTGGAGGCCGTAATGAGCGGCGGAGTGCGGGTTTTTGTCCGGCTGGCCGATCCAGTGTGCGTGCTCGTGGCGGACGGCGGCGGCACGGCGCGCGGCGAGGTCGCGCTGGAACGACCAGCCCGCGAGGAGCGCGGCGGCGAGCAGCAGGCCCACGAGGGCGGCGCAGAGGCGGAAGCGTCCGTCGCGGAGCGTGGCGGTGAATTCGTGGCGGGCGATGACGGTGATCATGGCGGCGGGGGAGCGCGCGGCTTTTCGGGAGGGAAGGCCGCGCGCGGAACCGGATTTCAGAAAGCGAAGCGCACGCCGGCGATGACTTCACATTCCGGGCGCGGATCCAGCGCAAGATCTCCTCCGGATGCGTAGGCCACCTCGCTGCTGTTTTTGATGGGCTGCCAGGTCAGCCCGAGAGTGAACTGCCAGCGTTTCATTTCGTAAGCCGCACGGAAGTCGTAGCGCGCGTAGGGCCGCGCGTGGTGGAGCACGCCGCTCAGGAAATAGGGGATGCCGGAAATGTAATAAGCGTCTGCATTGAGCAGGATGAGACGGGTTTCGGCCAAGGTGAGGGTATAGGCAAGGCCGGCTTTCCACGTGTCGCCCGGCACGGACAAGCGGTCGGCCGTGCCCGGGGCGGCAGTGTCGATGCGG
This genomic stretch from Termitidicoccus mucosus harbors:
- a CDS encoding DUF3526 domain-containing protein; this encodes MSSRLLKWELRHLRADLAPWLLAALLAALTLFAVANGASHAHARRALQAEAQANTVALAREARAFAARLDAGEAEVAAFRDPRNPAGFGRFYLAGYAAKPPLSAGMLTVGQDDLYPSLFKVTYRSREQSLAGVGYDNPQHQLLGRFDAAFVVVYILPLLLLALTYNLLSGERERGTLSLLLLQRSSITGVMVARGAVAGGYVLGVFLLFASAAFAWAGGFSAGGGGRFALWAVLTVAYGVFWVALALAANARGGSSAANAVALAGAWLLFTLVVPATINVVAKTLGPAPSHLEFVGAQRDAESDARNRQSELLAAYFEDHPELASPDARSAGAPDPALVADAGYREQERLLAPVRARHAERIARQQKLVDALRFLSPALLVQAAFNDLGGSGPERHRLFVAQADAYHDTLRGYIQPLVLAKKTFTDFDGAPAFAFEDEPAGAAARRTLVPLVALFAASALIALGACRGLRSSQAGHPGAQREGPEHASAAAVSRRDRDPIRNYRNEKGHAG
- a CDS encoding DUF3526 domain-containing protein; the encoded protein is MRFGAPDFHLAEQRRLEAELMGRFGVSRPEDLPVNSRGLFLQAGEEGNRVFDDVFGRLFDRIEAQNDLVRSLAWIAPFQAVRQVSQSLAGTDFAHHRDFIGAAEQHRRLLQRELNGDLIFNGPRDGSTYLADAGLWAKMPPFVYHPPSPSAALRAQSVSSLHSPSG
- a CDS encoding TonB-dependent receptor plug domain-containing protein — encoded protein: MKREIAQFVIAAAIITNGYDAHSAPHPEDEVINMERITVSTGTRTERLASDAPIKTEFFLASEIKAHGGVTLADSLRLVPSARFESSCSNCGLNEIQLLGLSTDYTAILFDGAPLYSGLAKVYGADLFPTIFIDRIEIVKGSSSVLYGPEAIAGVVNLITAMPTHNHTSALLTYSNLKNDADEWKFTFKASHLSQSGKFALTAYGLWEDREGLDLTTDGFTELPEFKSKVGGLQFFYRPDENKLLKATYQYIDQSHRGGDQLDLPEEQSRVAESLAHKIHMLNLQWEQQLTPSLFYSVRGSYLHLQRDAFYGARADAEFTAFDEAGGFADPDNPTPAEEAALADFAADPANQAAINAVASRIWSDTRNQVLFLDGQITQKLGAHELVYGAQYRYEKLEESRPNDPALADTSDDFGTYGLFVQDIWTLLPGLELVPGVRVDRHDNVDGTIFSPRIALRYEPIDALTLRASYSAGFNAPGAYNEDLHIGVSSGGAIFLRNSPDLEEERSDSFTLGADWWVPSFGKRLVLSSTFHYTLLHDTFDIDDSDPNDTGIWERVNGPDAKVFVWENGFQWVVGRGLRLEGSISYIRARFDDPITRVTGLTTREFIERPEWTGLFSVIYEHDSGWQIASLLNYTGSMLAVGEEADIYRKTPKFWELDLNVSKTFHLSPHLELKLGAGVRNLFDDRQKDLFDNGEDRDPTYLYGPVRPRTFFVTAGVEF
- a CDS encoding ABC transporter permease, translating into MITVIARHEFTATLRDGRFRLCAALVGLLLAAALLAGWSFQRDLAARRAAAVRHEHAHWIGQPDKNPHSAAHYGLHVFKPRLSPALLDPGIEPYVGSVVWLEAHNQNDFTGKPAEDATAAQRFGELTAVLVLQLLLPLLIIVNCFGTVAGERERGTLRQVFALGVSPARWLLGKMFGQAAALTLAVVPAVVVGSLAVWLAREGTLTSGTWLRLVLFAAVHLVYLAVFWPAHWQSRRSLEPRVPRLSSCSDYGRSTACCCRAPPSSWPRGFIR